In Alphaproteobacteria bacterium, the DNA window TTAAAGTTGATACTTTAGAAAAAGGTCCATCAATCATGAAACGCCATCCGAAAGAACGGGGCGATCGTGATTTTTCTAGAGACACCGTTGAAGAAACCGTTGTACAGGAGTAATTTTTATGATGAAAAAGAAACATACAGAAAGATCATCTAGCCCAAAGAAAGAATCCGCAGGATCATCCCTTAAAATGGGAAAATTCCGCCGTACTTGTCCTTTCAGTGGTCCTAATGCCATTGAAGTTGACTATAGGGATGTGAAGACTTTGTCGCGCTATATTACAGAGCGTGGTCGTATTATGCCCCGCCGGATTACCTATGTGTCAGCAGCGGCACAACGTCAATTGTCCGTTGCCATTAAGCGCGCGCGTTTCTTGGCTTTGATGCCATACGTTGTGAAATAGATTTAAGGAGATTCCTATGAAAGTTGTTTTACTAACACGCATTGAAAAACTGGGAACACTTGGTGACGTTGTCACTGTAAAAGACGGTTACGCCAGAAATTTTTTGATTCCTCAAAAGAAGGCTTTGCGAGCAACCAATGAGAACATGAAGCAGTTTGAAGCTCAGCGTGCTCATCTGGAAACTCAAAACAAGCACTTCCATAGCAAGGCTGAATCTTTTGCCCACAAGTTGCAAGACTTTAAGGCTATTGTGGTTCGTCAAGCCAGTGAAGGCGGTATTTTGTATGGATCAGTTTCTGCACGTGATGTTGCCAAATTGGTTTCTGAACAAGGTGAAATGGTGACAGCGGCTCAGGTTAAAATGCCCCAGCCTATTAAAACTGTTGGTGTTCATACGGTTCCCGTACAGATCCACCCCGAAATTCGTGTGGATGTTTTGATTAGTATTGCTCCTTCTGAAGAAGAAGCAAAAGCTCAACTAAAGCCCGCTCCTGTTGTTGTGGAATTCGATCACAAAGAACATAAGGGCAAAACCTCTAAAAAATCTAAAAAAGAAGCAGAAGAAGAACTGCCTCTTGAGTAAAAGAAAAGCTGGATCGCCACGGCCCTTCGGGCCTCGTGACGACGAACCAAACCGTCTTTGCGAGGATGGGCATAGCCCGACGAAGCAATCCAGCTTTCTTACTATTCTTCTTTTTCTCCTTACTATCTCTCCCCTTTCTGCCTCAATCCTTTCTTTAGACCTATGCTCTGACCAACTTTTGGCTGAGTTTTTAGAGCCCGAAGAGTTCTATGCTGTCAGTTATTTAGCTCATGCTCCAGATCTATCTTCCAAGCAGGAGATTTTGAAAAATGTTCCCACTCATGGGGGGCGTCTAGAAGATTTCATCAGCCCAAATATTAAAATTGCCATCTCTATGGATAAAATGGACCCTTTCTTAAAAAACTATTTTAAAAAGAAAAAAGTCTCAGCTATCATTTTAAAAACCCCAAGTTCTTTAAAAGAACTAAAAGAGGTGTGGGTGAAACTAGGGCGTCTATTCGGCAGACCCCAAAAAGCAAAAAAATTGTGTGATAGATTGAACAGTCTACAAACCAGATCGAAACAAAAAATCTATGCCTTCTTTGGAGTCCAAGGAATCAGTATGGGAGGACATACCTTGTGGTCTGATGTCCTAGATAAACTAGGGCACAAAAATGCCTTTGCA includes these proteins:
- the rplI gene encoding 50S ribosomal protein L9 — protein: MKVVLLTRIEKLGTLGDVVTVKDGYARNFLIPQKKALRATNENMKQFEAQRAHLETQNKHFHSKAESFAHKLQDFKAIVVRQASEGGILYGSVSARDVAKLVSEQGEMVTAAQVKMPQPIKTVGVHTVPVQIHPEIRVDVLISIAPSEEEAKAQLKPAPVVVEFDHKEHKGKTSKKSKKEAEEELPLE